In Cryptomeria japonica chromosome 5, Sugi_1.0, whole genome shotgun sequence, the genomic window CCATTCTCTGTCTGGACAATCTCTGGCTTTGAATGGAGTTGTGTTGAATATGAGTTCCCTAAGAGGAATTAAGATTGTCAAGAAAGGTGATGGTCAATCTTATGCAGATGTTAAGTGGGGTGAATTGTGGGTGAATGTTCTTAGAGCTGCACAGGCTTCAGGACTTTCTCCAAAGTCATGGACTGATTATATTGATCTTTCTATTGGTGGGACTTTATCTAATGCTGGAGTGAGTGGACAGACATATCGttatggacctgaaattagcaatgTATTGCAGTTGGAAGTTGTCATAGGTCACCATCTAATACTACGCTTATCCTCTGCAAATCAATATCAGTTTATCTTATATAAGATTTATGATTAGTATAGTTTATGTACCATAAAGATAAGAATCTATCCCAAATAAAAATCTCGTTATATCAATAATGTTGATTATATACATTTATATTGCAGGCAATGCAAATGCTACTAAATGCAGTCCAGAGAATCAGCCTGATCTTTTCTATGGAGCCCTTGGAGGATTAGGTCAATTTGGAATCATCACTGGGGCACAAATCATCCTTCAAAGGACTTATGAGAGGGTATGAAGctcagttttttaaattttttttcgttGCAAGCTTATTGTGGCAAGGAAAAATTTATAATGAGAGTTATAAAGAggaaaataaaaaaaggaaaaaagttttatttttttctaaCCAAGTGTGTGAGTTAAGTTAACAAAATTTGTTCTATGAAAATTTCTTTCCATAGACACATTTTGTTATTTGTTAGAGAGAAGTGTGACTAGTGTAACAaattttatagagattttctttggCCTGGaggttgatttaaaaaaaaaaaaaagtatttcttatttaatttaatttattaaagaatatataatatttaaaaaataaaaggtaGAATATAGTCTAATTAGGGTATGCCTAAAAGAAAGATGAAAGAATCTTTAAAAAGTTCAAGCTCAACAAATCTAAACAGCTAAAACAAAGTCAAATAGAGGAGGATATTTATCATTTGAGTTGCTTCAAACATTTCTAGGGACAACATCATCCATTGGAACTAAGTGAAAGTGTCTCCTTCTTTTTCAAATGATTGTCGAAGGTTAATATCAATTAACTAGAGAGATGGCCTATTCTAGGAGAGGAAACTTCCATGAGTCAAGCCAATGATGCTCATGAGAAGAGGTAGAGGGCATCTAGGAGGGTCAATCCCACACTCCATCAACAATAGttcttttattttatgtatttattgTAAAGGAAAAACTTGGTAGATCGACATATCaataaattatttttgtttattttttatgaaataattatTAAGTTTATGTATTTCAGTATATTAAAATATCATTTTCAAAGAAAGTGCTAGTATTGTTTTTCTTGTGTACAAAATCAAAATTGTAATGTTTCATAAAACAAATATCTTCTTcacaaatatttttaacaaaaaaatatgaaatcTTCTCCCATCTCCCCCTACCCCCTCAAAAAATGGGTTAGTTCAAGGGTCTTACTAAATTTTAAACTCATTCTTTCCACCCTTTGTCACTGAATTTAAATATAACATATATTTTTAGTCCAAAGGAATAATAATAGGCTAATTAGTCTACAAGGTAATTAGATAGCTGTTTATAAATACTTTATTATTAATAAATGGGATAAAATAAGCTTATTTTATAAATTCTTATTGTGAGCATGCTTATATTCATTGTTGATTTTGTATATTGGAATGAGCAATTTCTTTTGTTgtgattattcatttaaaatttttctttaaatattagaatatattttattttattattatatacataAACTAATTATATTAAatactcatataatttttttgatattttaattgaaatcttctctttctttctcttcttcaaaATTTAATTGTATTTTACAGTAAATATGACTAAATAAAATCAcatgaccatcaaatttaagctATTGAAAATTTCATCTCCCCTTCAAAAACTATTGAAATTAGTGTAAACTAAAAATAACTTCTCCATAGACTCCAAAGTCCATTGTTTTTGATACAATAAATATAAAATTGTAATGAATCTAGTAatccatattttattttttttgataggtaataggctgTAGCCGCAATATTTTTATTGAATCTAAAAAGTTACACCTCggttcagtgtgggcactggtaggaaagaaccaaggtaagaaaacctccagtctctCCCAAGGAATTTCTTCCTAGCATATGAGTTTACATTAATTGCCATTTTGCTGATTTACAGTAAGGCTTGGCCAGCCAGTTTACAAATACACAATACCTATTGTGTTAAATCTTTCCTCCATGTTGTTGTTGAGGAATTATTTATATATCTTCCGGGTGGTGCCTCAGTGCTTGCTTTCTTTTTCAATCTTCCAGGGGCGAATGGATCCTTATGTATTTTCTCATTTTCCTGAAACCTCCTGCACATAGAAAATGAGAACACCAAACACATATCCTTCTATCGAATGCAATTGTTAAAACCAAATCCTCATTGACATCTTGGGAATATGTAATTATATTATCAAATATATGTTCAATGTGAAAGGATAAAACATCCCTATCTCACAAATAAATACCAGTGAAGCCAGTTCGAACGTTGCTGAGAAGAATCTAGTAATCCATTTTTAGTTATTCTTATATATCCCTTTAAAAATCTTAAACATAAAAGAATGGATTGATATTATCTATAATCATAGATATAAATTTACAAGTTTTGATGTTGGTGACCTATCTGTTTAACATGTGTGGAATATAATTAATATCTCATgatatttttaaagaaaagttAGGCTACCGTCATTTTGAGAATTTTAATTTctaaaagaaaattattttaaagTGTTTCATATTGTTACATgtctaaaaaaattgattaaaaattgtTAAAGTTGATCTTTTCCATAGGAAATAATTATATTAAcatattattaatttgttatatttgacttactCTATATGGTCTATATAAAAGAATACTCTGATTGCAGGCAAGTCaatggagatttgtttattggaaCTTCATAGATTTTATGCATGATCAAGAGCTTCTCATTTCTTTAGCACAAGGAGGAGCTTTTGTTACGTGGAAGGGTTTGTTaaagtgaacaacaaaaatggttgGACTTCCATACCTTTCTTGCCTAATTCTACATTTAATTCTAGTCTAATTCCTCCCATGGTCGGTGCAACGCTATACATAATTGAGGCCATATTCTTCTATGATGAAGGAACTAATGTTAATTGGGTTTTATCTCACTTACTACTATTATTTATTACCAAGTGTTACTAGTTGTTG contains:
- the LOC131029521 gene encoding cytokinin dehydrogenase 3-like, which translates into the protein MGCVRGAMALWWLIMIIFIVRTRGDIYRDCLSSPIVDKNACKMIAESKLEGSILFTSGPAITEASSDFGGMVKSKPAAVLSPASKLIKIANASPNLTIAARGNGHSLSGQSLALNGVVLNMSSLRGIKIVKKGDGQSYADVKWGELWVNVLRAAQASGLSPKSWTDYIDLSIGGTLSNAGVSGQTYRYGPEISNVLQLEVVIGNANATKCSPENQPDLFYGALGGLGQFGIITGAQIILQRTYERV